One window of Pleurodeles waltl isolate 20211129_DDA chromosome 3_1, aPleWal1.hap1.20221129, whole genome shotgun sequence genomic DNA carries:
- the LOC138283270 gene encoding octapeptide-repeat protein T2-like produces the protein MEASNRHGGHQREKHGCEQQAQRAPKRKTWRRVPGTEGTKEKNMEANNKHRGHQREKHGGEHQAQRALKRKTWRRATSTEGTKEKNMEASTRQKGHQREKHGGEHQAQRAPKRKTWRRATGTEGTKEKNLEASTRHRGHQREKHGGEHQAQRAPAEKS, from the coding sequence ATGGAGGCGAGCAACAGGCACGGAGGGCACCAAAGAGAAAAACATGGATGCgagcaacaggcacagagggcaccaaagagAAAAACATGGAGGCGAGTACcaggcacagagggcaccaaagagAAAAACATGGAGGCCAACAACAAGCACCGAGGGCACCAAAGAGAAAAACATGGAGGTGAGCACCAGGCACAGAGGGCACTGAAGAGAAAAACATGGAGGCGAGCAACAAGCACGGAGGGCACCAAAGAGAAAAACATGGAGGCGAGCACCAGGCAAAAAGGGCACCAAAGAGAAAAACATGGAGGCGAGCACcaggcacagagggcaccaaagagaaaaacatggaggcgagcaacaggcacagagggcaccaaagagAAAAACTTGGAGGCGAGCACcaggcacagagggcaccaaagagAAAAACATGGAGGCGAGCACCAGGCACAGAGGGCACCAGCGGAGAAGTCATAG